In the Streptomyces spororaveus genome, CCGGCGAGCGCGTGCTGTACGCCCTGCGCGTCAAGATCTTCGCCCAGCTCCAGCGACTCGGCCTCGACTACTACGAGCGCGAGCTGACCGGCAAGATCATGACCCGGATGACCACCGACGTGGACTCGCTGAGCTCGTTCCTGCAGACCGGGCTCGTCACCGCCGTGGTCTCCGTCTTCACCTTCTTCGGCATCCTGATCGCGCTGCTCGTCCTCGACGTCGAGCTCGCGCTGATCGTGTTCGCGACCCTGCCCGTCCTGGTCGTCGGCACGATCGTGTTCCGCCGCAGGTCCGTGGCCGCCTACGAGCTCGCCCGCGACCGGGTCAGCCTGGTCAACGCCGACCTCCAGGAGTCCGTCTCGGGCCTGCGCATCGTCCAGGCCTTCCGCCGCGAGGGCTCGGGCGCCAAGCGGTTCGCCGAGCGCAGCCACTCCTACCGTGAGGCCCGGGTCCGCGGCCAGTGGCTGATATCCGTCTACTTCCCCTTCGTGCAGCTGCTGTCCTCGGGCGCCGCGGCCGCCGTGCTGATCGTCGGCGCGGGCCGGGTGGAGGCCGGGACGCTCACCACCGGTGCGCTGGTCGCGTACCTGCTCTACATCGACCTGTTCTTCGCGCCCGTCCAGCAGCTCTCCCAGGTCTTCGACGGCTACCAGCAGGCCACCGTCTCCCTCGGCCGGATCCAGGGGCTGCTGCGCGAGCCCACCACCACCCCGCTGCCCGAGCGGCCGCGCGCCCTGCGGACCCTGGGCGGGGAGATCGCCTTCGAGGACGTCCGCTTCCAGTACGGGACGGCCGAGGAACGGGGCGAGAAGGGCGAAGCCCTGGCCGGTATCAGCCTGCGGATACCCGCAGGGCAGACCGTCGCCTTCGTCGGCGAGACCGGGGCCGGGAAGTCCACGCTCGTCAAGATGGTGGCCCGGTTCTACGATCCGACCTCCGGCCGGGTCACCGCCGACGGCACCGACCTGCGGGAGCTGGACCTGACGGCGTACCGCCACCGGCTGGGCGTCGTCCCCCAGGAGGCCTACCTCTTCCCGGGGACGATCCGTGACGCCATCGCCTACGGGCGCCCCGGTGCGAGCGACGCCGAGGTGGAGGCCGCCGCCCGCGCGGTCGGCGCCCACGACATGGTCGCCACCCTCGACGGCGGCTACCTGCACACCGTCGCCGAACGCGGCCGCAACCTCTCCGCGGGCCAGCGCCAGCTGATCGCACTGGCCCGGGCCGAGCTCGTCGACCCGGACGTGCTGCTGCTCGACGAGGCCACCGCCGCCCTCGACCTGGCGACCGAGGCGCAGGTCAACCAGGCGACGGACCGGCTCGCGGGCAAGCGCACCACCCTGGTGGTCGCGCACCGGCTGACGACCGCGGCGCGCGCCGACCGGGTCGTGGTCATGGACCGGGGCCGGGTCGTGGAGGACGGCACCCACACCGAACTCCTCGCGCGCGGAGGCCGGTACGCCGAGCTGTGGCGCACCTTCGTCGGCGAGGACGAGCGCGCGGCGGCCTGAGCGGACACACCCTCAGGGACGTCCCGGGATCAGAACTCGCCGAACAGCAGGTTCCCCGGGGCGTCCTCGTCGGTGCCGGTGTAGTACTCGCGTACCGCGTCGAGCAGTTCGTCGACGGTGAGGCAGCCGTCGCCGTTGGCGTCGATGCGCCGGAAGAGCGCCTCGGTGTCGGCGGGGCTCAGCCGCGTGTCGAAGGCCTCCTGCGCCCGGTGGAACTCCTGCGGGCTGATGAACCCGTCGCCGTCGGTGTCGACGATCGTCAGGATCGCCCGCATCATCGGCCGGAACGAGCGGTCGTAGGCGGGCCCGCCCTGCGCGTACAGGCGGGTCATGCCCTGCTTGTACTCCTCGGGCGTGACCTTGCCGTCCCGGTCGATGTCCAGCTCGGTGAACAGGTCCTGCCAGAAATCGGCCAGCCCGCCCATCACCAGCTCCGCCTTGGGGGAGCCGGCCGGCTCGGCGAGGGCCGTCAGCAGCCGGGAGCCGAGCGCGATGATGTCGTCGGCGTCGATCACGCCGCTCCGGTCGGCGTCCAGGTGCGTGAAGGCGCGCGCCAGCTTGCGGTCCAGCAGGTCGTTCGTCATCTCATGGCCTTTCACGGCTGCAGCCACGGCTGCGGTCACGGCGAGCGGGGTATGGGTCACCTAGCGTAATCGCCTGCCCGGGTGTGAACTCCCGCTGTTCCACCGGGAGGTGGCGGATGCACCCGTACGAGGGAGGGTGGCCGGTGTCGGTCGCCGCTCCCTTGCGCCCGGCAACCATCCGGGTGGTTCGGGCGTCGTACGTGCGTGCGTGCGCTGTACGTATGGCCGATCGGGGGACAGGGTGTTGCAGGCATGGAGGAGGCGCGGCCGCAGGGTCGCGTCCCTGGGGGTTTTCACGGCGGCGCTGTGGCTGTGTGTGGGCGGGCTGTTCACGCCGCCGGCGGCGCAGGCCGCGACCGAGGGCTGCGGGGGCCGGCTGGCCCGGACGGTGGCGTTCGAGACGGGTGAGGTGCGGGTCTACAAGAGCCGCAACCAGGCCTGCGCCATGACCGTGGCGCGGGTCTCCGGCGAGCGGCGCCGGATGGCGGTGAGCATCCAGCCGCGCGGCGGGGCCCCGGTGCGCGAGGCCGGGAGATTCACCCGGTACGCCGGTCCCGTCACCGTGGGCGCGATCAACCGCTGCGTGTATGTAAAGGGGAGCGTGGGGGCCGGATCTGTGGACTCCGGCTGGATCCTGTGCTGACGGACAGGCCCAACTAGGTCTGGTCAGTGGTGCGTTGACCCGGCTAGGTTCACGGCGACCGAAGTGAACTCAAGGGGAGGGTGAATGCGCAAGACGCTCGGATGGCTGCTGTCGCTCGTGGTGCTCATCGGCACCATGGGCGCGGCCGGCTTCACGGCGCAAGCGGCCACCGCCGCGCAGCCCGCGGCCGCCACGGACATCAAGGACCAGATCCTCGGCATTCCCGGGATGAGCCTGATCGAGGAGAAGCCGTACACCGGCTACCGCTTCTTCGTACTGAACTACGAGCAGCCGGTGGACCACCGGCAGCCGTGGAAGGGCACCTTCAAGCAGCGCCTGACCCTGCTGCACAAGGACGTCTCGCGGCCGTCGGTGTTCTTCACCTCCGGCTACAACGTCAGCACCAGCCCGCGCCGCAGCGAGCCGACGACCATCGTCGACGGCAACCAGGTGTCACTGGAGTATCGATTCTTCACACCCTCCCGGCCCGACCCCGCCACCTGGTCGAACCTGGACATCTGGCAGGCCGCCAGTGACCAGCACCGCCTGTTCACCGCGCTGAAGAAGATCTACAAGAAGAACTGGCTGGCCACGGGCGCCAGCAAGGGCGGCATGACGGCGACGTACTACGAGCGCTTCTACCCCCGCGACATGGACGGCGTCGTCGCGTACGTCGCGCCCAACGACGTCGTCAACAACGAGGACTCGGCCTACGACCGGTTCTTCGCCAAGGTCGGCACCAAGGAGTGCCGCGACAAGCTGAACGCGGTCCAGCGCGAGGCGCTGGTGCGCCGGGAGCCCCTGGAGGCCAAGTACGCGGTCGCCGCCGCCGAGAACGGCTGGACCTTCACCACCGTCGGCGACCTCGACAGGGCCTACGAGGCCGTCGTGCTCGACTACGTGTGGGCCTTCTGGCAGTACAGCCTGCTCGCCGACTGCGCCTCGATCCCGGACGCCGCCACCGCGAGCGACCAGCAGATCTGGGACTCGGTCGACGCGATCTCCGGCTTCTCGGCCTACGCCGACCAGGGACTGCAGACGTACACGCCGTACTACTACCAGGCGGGTACGCAGCTCGGTTCCCCGGACATCAAGCTGCCGCACCTGAAGGGTCTGAGCCGCTACGGCTACCAGCCGCCGCGCAACTTCGTGCCCCGCGACATCCCCATGACCTTCCAGCCGGGGGTGATGGCGGACGTGGACAAGTGGGTGCGCGGCAACGCGAACCAGATGCTGTTCGTGTACGGGCAGAACGACCCGTGGGGCGCCGAACCGTTCCGCCTCGGCTACGGGGTGCGCGACAGCTACGTCATGATCGCGCCGGGTGCCAACCACGGGGCGAGCGTCTCCAAGCTGATGGAGGGCGAGAAGAACCTCGCCACCTCGAAGATCCTCCAGTGGGCCGGGGTGGCCCCGGCCGCCGCGCTCGCCGACGCGGGGAAGGCGGCGCCGCTGGCGGCGCCCGACGCGCAGCTCGACCAGCGCGACCTGGAGCGCGAGCCGCAGCTGCGGCCGTAACGGGAAGCCGGAGCTCCGATCCGGGAGCTCCGATCAGCGAGCTCCGAGCCCGGAGTCCGGAGCCGGGACACGCGGGCCGCGGGCCGGCGCCTGAGGGATCAGCGCGTCAGCCCGTGGCCCAGCGGGTAGCGGCCCGGGACCGGCACGGGGAGCCGGCCGGCGGGCCGCAGCGCCCCGGTGAGCACCCGGGCCGCCGCCCGCATCTCCACGTCCGTCCAGGAGTACGTCGCCAGCTCCGCCGCACAGGCCGGCAGCCGGGCCGGGTCGTACGGGTTGCGGACCGCCAGCGTGACGACCGGGACGCCGGACGCGATCAGGTCCGCCACCAGCGTGCGCTGCGGACTCTCGCCCTCCGGGACGTTGTACGTGCACACCAGCACCGCCGCGTGACCCGGCGCGGCGGCCACGGCGCGGGCGGGCGGCACCGCCGTGGCCCGGCAGCCCAGGGCGGTCAGCTCCCGGGCCAGTACGGCCGTAGGGGGCCCGGTGGTACCCGTGGGGGAGGCCGGGTCGGCCCCGGTGACCAGCAGACGTGGCCCGGCCGTCGCATCGAACGGCACCAGCCCGCGGGGATCGGCCAGCAGGGTCGTCGTGGCGCCCGCGATCGCGTCGGCGGCGTCGAGATGCTCCTGCGCGCCCACCACGGCGTCCACGTCCCGGCCCGTGGTGTACGCCTCGTCGAACAGCCCCCGGCGGGTCTTCAGTTCCAGGATCCGCAGTACCGATTCCTCGATGCGCGCCTCCGTCAGCTCGCCCGACTCGACGGCCGCCCTCACGCTGCGCTGCGCGAGCGCCAGGTCCGGCGCGTTCAGCAACTGGTCGCAGCCGGCCAGCAGGGCCAGGACCGGCACGCGGTCGTCCCCGTACTTCTGGCGGACCCCGGCCATGTCCAGGGCGTCGGTGACCACCACACCCGTGAAGCCGAGGCGTTCGCGCAGCAGCCCGGTGACGATCGGCCGGGAGAGGGTCGCCGGGTCCCCCGAGGGATCGAGCGCGGGGAAGACGATGTGCGCCGTCATGATGGCGTCCACGCCCGCCTCCACCGCGGCCCGGAACGGCGGCTCGTCCAGCTCCTCCCAGGCGGCCCGGGTGTGCCGCATCACCGGCAGCCCGACATGGCTGTCGGTCTCGGTGTCCCCGTGGCCGGGGAAGTGCTTGGCGGTGGCCGCGACCCCGGCCCCCTGGTAGCCGCGGACCTGGGCGGCCACCAGCTCCGCCACGGCCCGCGGGTCCGAGCCGAAGGACCGTACGCCGATCACCGGATTGGCCGGGTTGACGTTCACGTCGGCCACCGGCGCGTAGTCCTGCCGGATCCCCAGGGCGGCCAGTTCGGAGCCCGCGATGCGGGCCGCCCGCCGGGCGTGGGCGGTGGAGCCGGCCGCACCGAGGGCCATCGCCCCCGGGAGCAGGGTCGCGGGCTTGCCGATCCGGGCGACGGCGCCGTGCTCCTGGTCGGTGGAGAGCAGCAGGGGGATCCGGGCACCGGTGGTGAGGGCGGCCTGCTGGAGACCGACCGAGAGCGCGGCGATCTGCTGAGGGGCTCGGGTGTTGTGGGCCCAGGCGAAGTAGATGATCCCGCCGAGGTGGTGGCGGGAGACCACCTCGGCGGCGGTGCGCACCCCGAACGCCGCCAGGTTCTGCTCGGCGTCCGCCGGATCGGGGTCGGTCGCCGAATGCCCGTAGGCCCGTGAGACGAAGAGCTGCCCGATCTTCTCGTCGAGGCTCATCCGGTCCAGGAGGGCGCGCAGCGCGCCCCGGCCGGGACGGCGCCCGGGGGGCCGTGCGTCGTCGGGGACGTGGTGGGGGTCCACCGCGGCGGAAGCCGCCCCGGCGGCCGTGACGGCGACCATGGCGGCCGCGGCGAGCAGATTCCG is a window encoding:
- a CDS encoding EF-hand domain-containing protein; its protein translation is MTNDLLDRKLARAFTHLDADRSGVIDADDIIALGSRLLTALAEPAGSPKAELVMGGLADFWQDLFTELDIDRDGKVTPEEYKQGMTRLYAQGGPAYDRSFRPMMRAILTIVDTDGDGFISPQEFHRAQEAFDTRLSPADTEALFRRIDANGDGCLTVDELLDAVREYYTGTDEDAPGNLLFGEF
- a CDS encoding S28 family serine protease, which gives rise to MRKTLGWLLSLVVLIGTMGAAGFTAQAATAAQPAAATDIKDQILGIPGMSLIEEKPYTGYRFFVLNYEQPVDHRQPWKGTFKQRLTLLHKDVSRPSVFFTSGYNVSTSPRRSEPTTIVDGNQVSLEYRFFTPSRPDPATWSNLDIWQAASDQHRLFTALKKIYKKNWLATGASKGGMTATYYERFYPRDMDGVVAYVAPNDVVNNEDSAYDRFFAKVGTKECRDKLNAVQREALVRREPLEAKYAVAAAENGWTFTTVGDLDRAYEAVVLDYVWAFWQYSLLADCASIPDAATASDQQIWDSVDAISGFSAYADQGLQTYTPYYYQAGTQLGSPDIKLPHLKGLSRYGYQPPRNFVPRDIPMTFQPGVMADVDKWVRGNANQMLFVYGQNDPWGAEPFRLGYGVRDSYVMIAPGANHGASVSKLMEGEKNLATSKILQWAGVAPAAALADAGKAAPLAAPDAQLDQRDLEREPQLRP
- a CDS encoding glycoside hydrolase family 3 protein, whose amino-acid sequence is MVAVTAAGAASAAVDPHHVPDDARPPGRRPGRGALRALLDRMSLDEKIGQLFVSRAYGHSATDPDPADAEQNLAAFGVRTAAEVVSRHHLGGIIYFAWAHNTRAPQQIAALSVGLQQAALTTGARIPLLLSTDQEHGAVARIGKPATLLPGAMALGAAGSTAHARRAARIAGSELAALGIRQDYAPVADVNVNPANPVIGVRSFGSDPRAVAELVAAQVRGYQGAGVAATAKHFPGHGDTETDSHVGLPVMRHTRAAWEELDEPPFRAAVEAGVDAIMTAHIVFPALDPSGDPATLSRPIVTGLLRERLGFTGVVVTDALDMAGVRQKYGDDRVPVLALLAGCDQLLNAPDLALAQRSVRAAVESGELTEARIEESVLRILELKTRRGLFDEAYTTGRDVDAVVGAQEHLDAADAIAGATTTLLADPRGLVPFDATAGPRLLVTGADPASPTGTTGPPTAVLARELTALGCRATAVPPARAVAAAPGHAAVLVCTYNVPEGESPQRTLVADLIASGVPVVTLAVRNPYDPARLPACAAELATYSWTDVEMRAAARVLTGALRPAGRLPVPVPGRYPLGHGLTR